DNA from Candidatus Binatia bacterium:
CAAGCAGCGGCCATGGCTCGCGAACAGCTTCCGGCTCGAAATCCCCGGGCTCGACTGCACGCGCGTGCGCCGAATCGAGCCGATCCGGATCGGAACCAAGATCACCCACGACGATGCGGGGGAGACCCGCACGACTCCGGTCAACGAGCCGACGACCACGAAGGTTTCCGACCTGGTGGTCACGCTGCCCGAGGCGAACGCGGACACCTGGCTGGACTGGATGCAGCAGTTCCTCGCGCAGGGGAGGAACGACGACAGCCAGGAGAAGAACGGCGATCTCGTGCTCCTCGGGACCGACATGCAGAGCGAGATCGCCCGCATTCACCTCTACGGCCTGGGGATCTCGTCCCTGAAACAGACGAAGGCGGACAACGTCGACGCCATCCGCAGCGTCGTCTGCACGCTCTACTGCGAGCACGCGGCGCTGGAATGGAAGGGGGGCGGCGGCGCGGTCCTGAACGTCCGCGTCTTCGGCCGCTAGAACATCAGGCCGAAGGTCACCGGGATGATCCGCGTCGAGTTCTTCTCGAGGAAGCTCGTGTCGAAGCCCTGGTCGGTGTAGACGTTCTCCAGCCGGGCCTCGACGAAGCCGTGCAGGCTGGCCAGCTTGAACTGGACGCCCGCGCCGCCGTCGATTCCGAACTTGGTCTCATGCGCTGACGTCTCGGTGCCGGTGGAGTCCATCTTCGTCTCGACCCGGAACGCTCCGAGGCTGGCCGTGATGTAGGGGCGGATCGGACCCAGGGACATCCCGATCGTGATCCCGCCCATCCCGGAGAGGATGTTGCCGTTTCCGGTCGTCCCGAGTGGGGCGTGCTCCAGGTCGAACTTCTGATACCCGAGCGCGCCGCGGAGCCCGAGCGGGAACATCGGGGGCTTCACCTCGAGGATGCCGCGGACGTGGAAGCCGTCCTTGAGCGCGTCCTTGGCGTGGCTGACCGGAAGGCTCACGCCCCCGCCGATTCCAATCTGGACCATCTTGCCGGCGCCCGGGACCCCGGCCAGCGAGGGAGACGCCACAAGGAGACACAGCACCGCCGCCATCACGATCGTCCGCGACATGAGAACCTCCCCGTAGTGGGAACCACGTAGGCCAGAGAGGGGCAGGATACTGCGGCGCCAACGAAACGGCCAGCGCATCGAAAAAAGGTAG
Protein-coding regions in this window:
- a CDS encoding outer membrane beta-barrel protein; protein product: MSRTIVMAAVLCLLVASPSLAGVPGAGKMVQIGIGGGVSLPVSHAKDALKDGFHVRGILEVKPPMFPLGLRGALGYQKFDLEHAPLGTTGNGNILSGMGGITIGMSLGPIRPYITASLGAFRVETKMDSTGTETSAHETKFGIDGGAGVQFKLASLHGFVEARLENVYTDQGFDTSFLEKNSTRIIPVTFGLMF